From one Perca fluviatilis chromosome 10, GENO_Pfluv_1.0, whole genome shotgun sequence genomic stretch:
- the etf1a gene encoding eukaryotic peptide chain release factor subunit 1 has protein sequence MADDPSAADRNVEIWKIKKLIKSLEAARGNGTSMISLIIPPKDQISRVAKMLADEFGTASNIKSRVNRLSVLGAITSVQQRLKLYNKVPPNGLVVYCGTIVTEEGKEKKVNIDFEPFKPINTSLYLCDNKFHTEALTALLSDDSKFGFIVIDGSGALFGTLQGNTREVLHKFTVDLPKKHGRGGQSALRFARLRMEKRHNYVRKVAETAVQLFVSNDKVNVAGMVLAGSADFKTELSQSDMFDPRLQAKVLKLVDISYGGENGFNQAIELSAEVLSNVKFIQEKKLIGRYFDEISQDTGKYCFGVEDTLKALEMGAVEILIVYENLDTMRYILRVHGAESNGAENDEKTLYLTPEQEKDKSHFTDKETGQEHELIESMPLLEWFANNYKKFGATLEIVTDKSQEGSQFVKGFGGIGGILRYRVDFQGMEYQGEDDEFFDLDDY, from the exons ATGGCGGACGACCCCAGCGCGGCGGACAGGAACGTGGAGATATGGAAAATCAAGAAGCTGATCAAAAGTTTGGAAGCTGCCCGTGG TAATGGCACCAGTATGATCTCACTGATCATCCCTCCCAAGGACCAGATATCTAGAGTGGCCAAGATGTTGGCTGATGAGTTTGGCACTGCTTCCAACATTAAGAGCCGAGTCAACAGGCTCTCTGTTCTCGGAGCCATCACCTCTGTACAGCAAAGACTAAAACTCTACAACAAGG TGCCACCCAATGGTTTGGTTGTGTACTGTGGCACCATTGTGACCGAGGAAGGCAAGGAGAAGAAAGTCAATATTGACTTTGAGCCTTTTAAGCCAATCAACACCTCCCTGTACCTCTGCGACAATAAGTTCCACACCGAG GCATTGACAGCCCTGCTCTCTGATGACAGTAAGTTTGGCTTTATTGTGATCGACGGTAGTGGGGCACTGTTTGGCACACTGCAGGGCAACACCAGAGAGGTGCTGCACAAGTTCACTGTGGACCTACCCAAGAAGCACG GCAGAGGAGGGCAGTCTGCTCTGCGTTTTGCTCGTCTGAGAATGGAGAAGAGACACAACTATGTGAGAAAGGTGGCTGAGACGGCTGTCCAGCTCTTTGTGTCCAACGACAAAGTTAATGTGGCAGGAATGGTCTTGGCTGGCTCTGCCGACTTCAAGACCGAGCTCAGCCAGTCGGACATGTTCGACCCA AGGTTACAGGCCAAGGTTTTGAAGCTGGTGGATATCTCCTATGGTGGAGAGAATGGTTTCAACCAGGCTATTGAGCTCTCGGCAGAGGTTCTCTCTAATGTCAAGTTCATCCAGGAGAAGAAGCTTATAG GGCGGTACTTTGATGAGATCAGTCAGGACACGGGGAAGTACTGTTTTGGTGTGGAGGACACACTTAAAGCCCTGGAGATGGGAGCAGTGGAGATCCTCATAGTCTACGAAAACTTAGACACCATGCGTTACATTCTACGTGTACATGGGGCAGAGAGCAACGGAGCAGAGAACG ATGAGAAGACTTTGTACTTGACGCCAGAGCAGGAGAAAGACAAGTCTCACTTTACAGACAAGGAG ACGGGGCAGGAACACGAGTTGATCGAGAGCATGCCACTGCTGGAGTGGTTTGCTAACAACTACAAGAAATTTGGAGCCACGCTGGAGATAGTCACAGACAAGAGCCAGGAAGGGTCCCAGTTCGTCAAGGGCTTTGGAGGCATTGGGG GTATCTTGCGGTACAGGGTGGATTTCCAGGGCATGGAGTACCAAGGAGAGGACGATGAGTTCTTCGATTTGGATGACTACTAG